From a region of the Desulfomonile tiedjei genome:
- a CDS encoding acetolactate synthase large subunit: protein MNGAEILVKTALEAGIEICFSNPGTTELPLVAAMDSMPGIRAVLGLFEGVCTGAADGYGRMSNKPAMTLLHLGPGLGNGLANLHNAKRAFTPVFNVIGEHASWHRAADAPLTMDIEALARTVSGWQCTCDSADSLSKNTADAIAAAMRGQISTLIVPNDFQWTECSDTTISVPQSSSEEIDKAAIDEPAKLLRAGGKALLIVGGKALRKAGLQAAARIRAATGCDLLSERVFARMERGPGIPSVSRLPYFPEHAVAVLSKYEAVVLAGTKEPVAFFGYKGMPSLLLTDSQRTFRMGGGNQDLTEALECLADSLNAPLYSALKTEPSAEAGKTDLPSGPLTADKASLVLARLQPEGAIIVDESITTAATYYPLAANAGPHSLLTITGGAIGQGMPCAVGAALACPDRPVINFQADGSAMYTLQALWTQARESLNITTLICSNRKYNILRLELSRSGYTPPGKNALSLSDLSDPPIDWVKISQGMGVPAVAVDTADRLAKELLKAIAEPGPHLIEMEL from the coding sequence ATGAACGGTGCGGAAATATTAGTCAAAACTGCTTTGGAAGCGGGGATTGAAATATGTTTTTCAAATCCCGGCACAACGGAACTGCCTTTAGTCGCTGCCATGGATTCTATGCCCGGTATTCGAGCGGTGTTGGGCCTGTTCGAGGGTGTCTGTACCGGGGCCGCTGACGGGTACGGGCGAATGAGCAACAAGCCGGCCATGACACTGTTGCACCTGGGCCCAGGGTTAGGTAATGGGCTTGCCAACTTGCATAATGCCAAGCGCGCATTTACACCGGTTTTCAACGTGATCGGCGAACATGCTTCCTGGCACCGTGCCGCTGACGCGCCTCTGACGATGGATATCGAAGCCCTGGCGAGGACCGTATCGGGGTGGCAATGTACGTGTGATTCTGCGGACTCACTGTCAAAAAACACCGCAGACGCAATTGCCGCGGCTATGAGAGGGCAGATTTCCACACTCATTGTTCCTAACGATTTCCAGTGGACCGAGTGCAGCGACACGACGATAAGCGTTCCTCAATCATCTTCAGAGGAAATTGATAAAGCAGCAATTGACGAACCTGCCAAGCTCTTGCGGGCTGGAGGGAAAGCCTTACTGATCGTGGGCGGAAAGGCACTTCGTAAAGCGGGTCTTCAAGCGGCTGCGCGTATTAGAGCTGCTACCGGTTGCGATTTGCTTTCGGAGAGGGTCTTTGCTCGCATGGAAAGAGGCCCCGGAATTCCATCCGTGAGCAGGCTCCCCTATTTTCCCGAACACGCTGTTGCTGTTCTATCCAAATATGAAGCGGTTGTCCTGGCGGGAACCAAAGAGCCGGTGGCTTTTTTTGGGTACAAAGGCATGCCCAGCCTGTTGTTGACGGACAGCCAGAGGACCTTCCGCATGGGTGGCGGGAACCAAGACTTGACCGAGGCCCTGGAGTGCCTGGCTGATTCCCTGAATGCTCCCCTGTACAGTGCTCTCAAAACCGAACCATCCGCGGAAGCCGGCAAGACAGACCTCCCTTCAGGTCCATTGACTGCTGACAAGGCCTCCCTGGTTCTGGCGAGGCTGCAGCCCGAAGGGGCCATAATTGTGGACGAATCCATCACCACTGCGGCTACTTATTATCCTTTGGCTGCGAACGCGGGACCCCACAGTCTGCTTACGATAACCGGCGGGGCAATCGGCCAGGGAATGCCGTGCGCTGTCGGGGCCGCGCTTGCGTGTCCGGATCGCCCGGTGATCAATTTCCAGGCCGACGGGAGTGCAATGTACACTTTGCAGGCTTTGTGGACTCAAGCGCGAGAGTCCCTCAACATAACCACGCTGATCTGCTCAAACAGGAAGTACAATATTTTGCGACTGGAACTTTCCCGGTCCGGTTACACGCCGCCGGGCAAGAATGCCCTTTCTCTTTCGGATCTTTCCGATCCGCCTATCGACTGGGTGAAAATCAGCCAGGGAATGGGTGTTCCCGCTGTGGCCGTAGATACTGCCGATCGGCTGGCCAAAGAATTGCTCAAGGCGATTGCCGAACCCGGACCCCATTTAATAGAAATGGAGCTTTGA
- a CDS encoding DUF362 domain-containing protein, with translation MSVPKVAIVRYGKPLESVKKAVDLSGGLDHLPSGAKVFVKPNIVFWTRLVPFPKYGVITTSRVIADVVHLLKERGIDDISIGEGTVVYNPKDYETAAHAFETLGYGSLKKRYGVKCINVFERPFEKVDLGGGVTLAFNTDILHSDFVVNVPVLKTHAQTIVTLGIKNLKGMIDVNSRKKCHSADPEKDLHYMVSKLANKIPPSCTILDGIYTNERGPSFDGRIRRSNILVASGDVLSADKVGATILGYKPSQIPHLAYAAKDMGRTSDLSDLEIVGEKIEDVAMNLEYTFAYSASGDLPAPMEKMGIKGLSYPKYDLSLCTYCSGLTGVVLTAVGRAWGGKAWDDVEILTGKMMKPTPGRKHTILLGKCMFEANKNNPDINHMIAVKTCPPAPEAVVKALHEAGIQVDPEILTGRDKVVGAYTKRYEGKAEFDESFFTVG, from the coding sequence ATGAGCGTGCCGAAAGTGGCAATTGTTCGCTACGGTAAGCCCCTGGAATCGGTTAAGAAAGCTGTCGATCTATCGGGTGGGCTTGATCATCTCCCCAGTGGAGCCAAGGTCTTTGTGAAACCTAATATCGTCTTCTGGACACGTTTGGTTCCGTTTCCCAAATATGGCGTGATAACGACATCCAGAGTAATAGCTGATGTGGTCCACTTGCTGAAGGAACGGGGGATCGACGACATCAGCATTGGCGAAGGCACCGTGGTTTACAACCCGAAGGACTATGAAACCGCGGCCCACGCGTTCGAGACTCTGGGCTACGGTTCCCTCAAAAAGCGCTACGGGGTGAAATGCATAAACGTATTTGAGAGGCCCTTTGAAAAGGTTGACCTCGGCGGCGGGGTGACGCTCGCTTTCAACACTGACATTCTCCATAGCGATTTTGTAGTGAACGTGCCGGTGCTGAAAACCCACGCGCAAACAATCGTAACCCTTGGAATCAAGAATCTCAAAGGGATGATAGACGTTAACTCCCGCAAGAAATGCCACTCTGCGGACCCTGAAAAGGATCTGCATTACATGGTGTCGAAGCTTGCCAACAAAATTCCACCGTCGTGCACCATTCTTGACGGCATTTATACCAATGAGCGCGGACCTTCTTTTGACGGCAGAATAAGGAGAAGCAACATACTGGTGGCGTCCGGGGATGTGCTCTCCGCGGACAAGGTGGGAGCCACAATACTAGGGTACAAGCCCTCCCAGATCCCTCACCTCGCGTATGCCGCCAAGGACATGGGCAGGACATCGGATCTGTCGGACCTCGAAATAGTCGGCGAAAAGATCGAAGATGTGGCAATGAATCTGGAGTACACTTTCGCGTACAGCGCGAGCGGCGATCTGCCCGCGCCGATGGAAAAGATGGGGATAAAGGGACTCTCTTATCCGAAGTACGACTTAAGTCTGTGTACTTATTGTTCCGGGCTCACGGGCGTTGTGTTGACGGCCGTAGGTCGCGCGTGGGGAGGCAAAGCTTGGGACGATGTCGAAATCCTGACGGGCAAGATGATGAAGCCCACACCCGGGCGCAAGCACACCATCCTTTTAGGGAAGTGCATGTTCGAGGCAAATAAGAACAATCCCGACATAAACCATATGATAGCGGTGAAGACGTGCCCGCCGGCCCCTGAAGCGGTCGTGAAAGCGTTGCATGAGGCCGGGATTCAAGTGGACCCGGAAATTTTGACCGGCAGGGACAAGGTGGTTGGAGCTTACACGAAACGATACGAGGGAAAGGCCGAGTTTGACGAATCCTTTTTTACCGTCGGCTGA
- a CDS encoding SDR family oxidoreductase, producing the protein MDKTGRLDGKVAVITGAASGIGRATAILFSREGAKLVLSDWNEEGLKETLELVLKGGGEAVMQRTNVANEEEVKKLMELAFRSYSVIDIVCNNAGITGHFATLDQQDGNDWREVYGVNVLGAVFTTKYVSGHMQERKAGAIVNTASVAGIRSGAGGNAYSASKAALINFTQTAACDLGLYNIRVNAVCPGLIETGMTKPVFDLAREKGKFDKLGSRCELRRYGRPEEVAAAILFLASDEASYVTGQALPVDGGNTASLNLPGMKF; encoded by the coding sequence ATGGACAAAACCGGCCGACTGGACGGCAAAGTTGCGGTCATTACAGGGGCTGCCAGCGGCATTGGCCGGGCAACGGCAATTCTTTTTTCCAGAGAAGGAGCCAAACTTGTTCTGTCGGATTGGAATGAAGAAGGGCTGAAGGAAACTCTCGAGCTTGTCCTCAAAGGGGGCGGAGAGGCCGTCATGCAGAGAACAAACGTGGCGAATGAAGAGGAGGTCAAGAAACTTATGGAACTGGCCTTCCGAAGCTACTCCGTCATAGACATCGTCTGCAACAATGCGGGAATCACCGGACACTTCGCCACTCTGGACCAACAAGACGGAAATGACTGGCGCGAGGTTTATGGAGTGAATGTTCTGGGTGCGGTCTTCACCACAAAATACGTGTCCGGGCACATGCAGGAGCGTAAGGCGGGCGCGATTGTAAATACGGCTTCGGTGGCCGGAATCCGCTCCGGTGCCGGAGGCAATGCGTACAGCGCAAGCAAGGCGGCCCTCATCAACTTTACCCAGACCGCCGCGTGCGATCTCGGCCTTTACAATATTCGGGTCAATGCAGTCTGCCCCGGGCTGATCGAAACTGGTATGACCAAGCCTGTGTTCGATTTGGCCCGGGAAAAAGGAAAGTTCGATAAACTAGGCAGCCGCTGCGAGTTGCGCCGCTACGGCCGACCCGAAGAAGTTGCCGCGGCCATCCTTTTTCTCGCCAGTGACGAAGCAAGCTATGTTACGGGTCAGGCTTTGCCGGTGGACGGAGGCAACACCGCTTCCCTCAACTTGCCGGGCATGAAATTTTGA
- a CDS encoding acyl-CoA/acyl-ACP dehydrogenase: METFPWWNEAQIELAEEAKKFTDEVLIPIGERDALARKFPWEAVKEMGRKGWFGALIPKKHGGRAEEWGVTGAAIILEETSRAGEVSGPLATTMFGSATQLIHNGNEEQKQKWLPGINKGELIGCITMTEPYAGSDIAGIESTAVRDGDFYVINGKKRFQTIAAAADLYMCYFLTSSKPEDRKAYTHLSAFVVEKGAPGFHIERVNDTMGYDSSYNCYLTFDDARIPAFSLLGREGEGWKIMMSGLNVERILNAAPTLGPMRECIRYTQQHLERRLQFGRPTGDIATNQFKLADMIWKLYLGRLVVYYGAYCADLGRNVPVEAAISKMFTSDSAMETAIEAVQCMGGNGILKIYPVERIMRDAKHAQIAAGTSEVLKLLIYRQGVKDLKPDLRVPQRVVDPELKTPLPVGKPLPKKPVHGEEDILGVLAENYRVNPGLHMTMEDIKEWLEISDADLVKHLESLEKQGLAGLYRTRKGISLARVTYPGLQKANPPEYYRYIPTWADPKDVF, encoded by the coding sequence ATGGAAACCTTTCCCTGGTGGAACGAAGCACAGATTGAACTTGCCGAAGAAGCGAAGAAATTTACCGACGAGGTCTTAATTCCGATCGGCGAGCGCGATGCCCTCGCGAGAAAATTTCCGTGGGAAGCCGTGAAAGAGATGGGCCGCAAAGGCTGGTTCGGCGCGCTCATACCGAAGAAACACGGCGGCCGGGCTGAAGAGTGGGGCGTCACCGGCGCGGCTATCATCCTTGAAGAGACGTCACGTGCCGGGGAGGTCAGCGGGCCATTGGCAACCACGATGTTCGGCAGCGCCACCCAGCTCATTCACAACGGCAACGAAGAGCAGAAACAAAAGTGGCTGCCGGGGATTAACAAAGGCGAGCTTATCGGCTGCATCACTATGACCGAGCCGTACGCGGGCTCGGATATCGCGGGAATCGAGTCAACCGCCGTGCGCGACGGTGATTTCTATGTCATCAACGGAAAGAAGCGCTTCCAGACAATCGCCGCTGCCGCTGACCTGTATATGTGCTATTTCCTCACAAGCTCAAAGCCGGAGGATCGGAAGGCTTACACCCACCTCAGCGCCTTTGTAGTGGAGAAGGGGGCGCCTGGTTTCCACATTGAGCGAGTCAACGACACAATGGGCTATGACAGCTCTTACAACTGTTATTTGACCTTTGATGACGCCAGGATTCCCGCTTTCAGCCTCCTCGGACGGGAAGGGGAGGGTTGGAAGATCATGATGAGCGGCCTCAACGTCGAGCGGATTCTCAATGCCGCTCCCACGCTCGGCCCCATGCGGGAGTGCATCCGTTACACTCAGCAGCACCTTGAAAGACGCTTGCAGTTCGGTCGGCCGACCGGTGACATCGCCACCAACCAGTTCAAACTCGCGGACATGATCTGGAAGCTTTATCTCGGCAGGCTGGTGGTTTATTACGGCGCCTACTGCGCTGACCTCGGCCGCAACGTTCCGGTTGAAGCGGCAATCTCTAAGATGTTCACCAGCGATTCCGCAATGGAGACGGCCATTGAAGCAGTGCAATGCATGGGAGGCAACGGTATTCTGAAAATTTATCCCGTAGAGCGGATAATGCGTGATGCCAAGCATGCCCAGATAGCCGCGGGAACCTCTGAGGTCCTCAAGCTGCTCATCTACCGCCAGGGCGTGAAGGACCTGAAGCCTGACCTGAGGGTCCCGCAAAGGGTTGTCGATCCGGAACTCAAGACGCCTTTGCCGGTGGGCAAGCCGCTGCCCAAGAAACCGGTTCACGGTGAAGAGGACATACTCGGGGTACTGGCAGAGAACTATAGGGTGAACCCAGGTCTGCACATGACCATGGAGGATATCAAGGAATGGCTCGAGATCTCGGATGCAGATTTGGTCAAGCACCTGGAAAGTCTTGAAAAGCAGGGTCTGGCCGGGCTGTACCGAACCCGAAAGGGCATTTCCCTTGCCAGGGTAACTTACCCGGGCCTGCAAAAAGCCAATCCGCCCGAGTATTACCGTTATATTCCGACGTGGGCCGATCCCAAAGACGTGTTTTAG
- a CDS encoding carboxyl transferase: protein MAMKEAAEELKRRKAKALEMGGPEKVARKHAEGLGTARERVEKLLDPGTFFEMGALCHSDVPGMEDKTPADGKIAGFGTIDGRTVAVTADDATVLAGTGGRVGVEKEHRLTRWAAEKGYPVINLGEGGGARIPDIMGSEGLSSMTMRKEMAVRCRQVPFVATIMGECFGGPSWLAALADFVVQVKGSCMAVSGPRVLEVATSEQVTNEELGGWKLHAEITGQVDRVAEGEEDCFRIVREFLAYMPSNAGEVPPVVPPTGDDQETRQERLLSIVPAESRRGYDMSRVIKTIVDDERVFMLKPDFDRSVITCLARIDGRSVGIIANQPMHTAGAMGPDGCDKCTSFICLCDSFNIPLIFLHDTPGFLVGKAAEYKRMPGKIINFIEAVALSSVPKISLVIRKSYGMAYSNMCGTGMGADFVLAWPNAEISFMAPEVAANVVYRRKIDESDDIKAARDQAEQQIRAAGAPWKAAGLGLLEDVIDPRDTRKVLSQILKLARGHDGEYRSKRQLANWPTTF, encoded by the coding sequence ATGGCAATGAAAGAGGCCGCGGAAGAGCTGAAGCGACGAAAGGCCAAGGCCCTGGAGATGGGCGGCCCTGAAAAAGTGGCTCGGAAACACGCTGAGGGACTTGGAACCGCCCGAGAGCGTGTGGAAAAGTTGCTGGATCCGGGCACCTTCTTCGAGATGGGGGCGCTCTGTCATTCGGACGTCCCCGGCATGGAAGACAAGACGCCGGCTGACGGTAAGATCGCGGGTTTTGGCACGATTGATGGCCGTACGGTTGCGGTTACCGCGGATGATGCCACGGTTCTTGCCGGGACCGGAGGTCGAGTAGGTGTCGAGAAGGAGCATCGCCTCACACGCTGGGCAGCCGAGAAAGGCTATCCTGTAATCAACTTGGGCGAAGGTGGAGGCGCTCGCATACCCGATATAATGGGTTCGGAAGGCCTCAGCTCCATGACCATGAGAAAAGAGATGGCTGTACGATGCCGTCAGGTGCCGTTTGTGGCGACGATCATGGGGGAGTGTTTCGGCGGGCCGTCCTGGTTGGCCGCGCTCGCCGATTTTGTGGTTCAGGTGAAGGGCTCCTGTATGGCTGTTTCCGGTCCCAGGGTACTGGAAGTCGCTACCAGCGAACAGGTTACGAACGAAGAACTTGGCGGATGGAAACTCCATGCTGAAATAACCGGCCAGGTGGACAGGGTAGCGGAAGGCGAAGAGGACTGCTTCCGGATTGTGCGCGAGTTCCTGGCCTATATGCCCTCCAACGCCGGGGAAGTACCTCCCGTCGTGCCCCCGACCGGAGATGACCAGGAAACAAGGCAAGAACGGCTGCTGTCCATAGTTCCGGCCGAGTCTCGTCGCGGTTATGACATGAGCCGGGTGATCAAGACCATTGTGGACGATGAGCGCGTATTCATGCTCAAGCCCGACTTCGACCGGAGCGTGATTACCTGTCTCGCGCGCATCGACGGCCGCAGCGTGGGAATCATTGCAAATCAGCCGATGCATACCGCCGGGGCCATGGGACCTGATGGCTGCGACAAATGCACAAGTTTTATCTGCTTATGTGATTCCTTCAATATTCCTCTGATTTTTCTGCATGACACGCCGGGGTTTTTGGTGGGCAAAGCTGCAGAATATAAGCGCATGCCCGGCAAGATCATCAATTTCATCGAGGCGGTTGCACTGTCCAGTGTTCCGAAGATCTCCCTGGTAATTCGCAAGTCCTATGGGATGGCATACTCCAACATGTGTGGGACAGGCATGGGCGCTGATTTCGTCCTGGCCTGGCCAAACGCGGAAATCAGCTTCATGGCCCCGGAAGTCGCTGCCAACGTTGTTTATCGCAGGAAAATAGACGAATCAGACGACATCAAGGCTGCACGGGATCAAGCCGAACAACAAATCAGGGCCGCGGGCGCTCCTTGGAAAGCAGCAGGTCTGGGCTTGTTGGAAGATGTTATCGATCCACGCGATACCCGAAAGGTCTTGAGCCAAATCCTCAAGTTGGCGAGGGGGCACGATGGAGAGTACCGCAGCAAGCGGCAGCTGGCCAACTGGCCTACGACCTTCTGA
- a CDS encoding aromatic ring hydroxylase codes for MRTKEQYIQGLAKMKRNIYFNGNLLDRTDELQQACLDTMGTTYDEAAKPENQELFTAISHLTGERINRFTHIHQNTEDLHRKQDMTRALCHKVGGCIQRCMGIDATNAVYNVSYEADKLNNGTTQYHENFKKWLARFQTEDLVGCCAQTDVKGDRMLRPAEQPNPDAYVRIKERRSDGIVVSGCKLHISEASVADEVLVVPTRALRPEDKDYAVAFAIPGDWDGLKQVVTIHNLRPREHFPRGFMQGATDSYMIFDDCFVPWDRVFLAGEWQHGGVLALLFALFHRHSYSGCKPAIGDILLGTAALAAEVNNVHKASHVREKLSEIIMTTELGYAAGYTASDLGKPEVYIPGMGFVPYGPGSYIPNSIYCNVGRCLSGEAVYREAEILCDIAGGVVATFPHEKDFCNPEVKDLLEKYTQRNPNMPVEDQSQFWRYLGDVLCSATGGISKVGNYHGGGSPVMEQIAITSQYDIESRKKLVRYIAGMSGGDREALSKLTKK; via the coding sequence AACGGCAATCTTCTCGACCGGACAGACGAACTACAGCAGGCATGCCTCGATACCATGGGCACCACGTATGATGAGGCGGCCAAGCCTGAGAACCAGGAGTTGTTTACCGCCATCTCTCATCTCACGGGTGAGAGAATCAACCGCTTTACCCATATTCATCAGAATACGGAAGATCTCCACAGGAAGCAGGACATGACTCGCGCGCTGTGCCACAAGGTGGGCGGCTGCATCCAGCGCTGCATGGGGATCGACGCCACCAATGCCGTCTACAATGTCTCCTACGAGGCGGACAAGTTGAACAACGGCACCACTCAGTACCATGAGAACTTTAAGAAGTGGCTGGCCCGGTTTCAGACCGAAGACCTGGTGGGCTGTTGCGCTCAGACCGACGTCAAAGGCGATAGGATGCTGAGGCCCGCGGAGCAGCCTAACCCCGACGCTTATGTCCGGATCAAGGAGAGACGAAGCGACGGTATTGTGGTCAGCGGCTGCAAGCTGCACATTTCCGAGGCCTCTGTAGCCGACGAGGTGCTGGTGGTACCGACCCGCGCTCTGCGCCCCGAGGACAAGGACTATGCAGTGGCTTTCGCCATTCCGGGTGACTGGGACGGACTGAAGCAGGTGGTTACCATTCACAACCTGAGACCTAGAGAGCATTTCCCGCGCGGGTTCATGCAGGGCGCTACAGATTCCTACATGATTTTCGACGACTGCTTCGTTCCGTGGGATAGGGTGTTCCTGGCGGGCGAATGGCAACACGGAGGCGTGTTGGCTCTCCTCTTCGCTCTCTTCCACCGGCATTCCTATTCGGGCTGCAAGCCTGCAATCGGCGACATCCTTTTGGGGACAGCCGCTCTGGCCGCGGAAGTGAACAACGTTCACAAGGCGTCCCACGTCCGCGAAAAGCTTTCCGAGATCATTATGACCACCGAGTTGGGCTATGCGGCCGGATACACGGCTTCCGACCTGGGTAAACCGGAGGTCTACATTCCGGGCATGGGTTTTGTGCCTTACGGGCCCGGATCTTATATCCCGAATTCAATTTACTGTAATGTGGGCCGATGCCTTTCGGGAGAGGCGGTTTACAGGGAAGCCGAGATCCTTTGCGATATCGCGGGCGGCGTAGTAGCCACTTTCCCCCACGAAAAGGATTTCTGCAACCCGGAAGTTAAGGACCTTCTCGAGAAATACACCCAGCGGAATCCAAACATGCCAGTGGAAGACCAGTCTCAGTTCTGGCGGTACTTGGGTGACGTCCTATGCTCCGCTACAGGCGGCATAAGCAAAGTGGGCAATTACCATGGCGGCGGCTCACCGGTCATGGAGCAGATCGCCATCACTAGCCAGTATGACATTGAGTCCAGGAAAAAGCTGGTTAGATACATCGCGGGCATGAGCGGCGGGGACCGAGAAGCCTTGAGCAAGTTGACAAAGAAGTAA
- a CDS encoding MBL fold metallo-hydrolase, producing the protein MTKKKRIQVPIPFPVKSVNCYYIPGSVPTLIDTGVNLQDTLEAIKRGIEAQGGKLEDVRRIIATHGHADHIGLAGRIAEISGAEVFVHKWDTVRWADRGGEHAGDKHGDFRTFFLEAGLPTDSIDELVASLISGFRKMCHPVSTERMLEHGMVFKFDDFDLEAIHTPGHSPGCVCLWNRADRELFTGDTLLPALISNPTIEKTGSTDYKSLVGHQASLELIGGLDVKRVFPGHGLPFDSLEARLRDIRGYHGRRTKQILRILGQKDGSAGNHDGKTQYMVATELFGSISGRELFFAVSSARAYLDALEEQGLATRLKEGTRHFYRSKAS; encoded by the coding sequence ATGACCAAAAAAAAGAGGATCCAAGTCCCGATACCGTTTCCGGTCAAGTCGGTTAATTGCTATTACATCCCGGGTTCGGTTCCAACCTTGATTGATACCGGGGTGAACCTGCAGGACACTCTGGAGGCCATAAAACGTGGAATAGAAGCTCAAGGCGGGAAACTCGAGGACGTGCGTAGGATAATAGCGACTCACGGCCACGCTGATCACATCGGATTGGCTGGAAGAATTGCCGAAATCAGTGGAGCAGAGGTGTTCGTCCACAAGTGGGATACCGTTCGATGGGCTGATCGTGGAGGCGAGCACGCCGGAGACAAACATGGTGATTTCCGAACGTTCTTCCTGGAAGCGGGATTACCGACGGACTCTATCGATGAACTCGTCGCATCGCTTATATCGGGTTTCAGGAAAATGTGCCACCCTGTATCCACAGAGAGGATGCTGGAACACGGGATGGTTTTCAAATTTGACGACTTCGATCTTGAGGCCATTCATACTCCCGGACACAGCCCCGGTTGTGTATGCCTTTGGAACCGGGCGGACCGCGAGTTGTTCACCGGGGACACTCTGTTGCCAGCCCTAATTTCCAACCCCACGATAGAAAAAACCGGCTCCACAGATTACAAAAGCCTGGTTGGCCACCAGGCCTCACTGGAACTCATCGGCGGCCTGGATGTGAAAAGGGTGTTTCCAGGGCACGGATTGCCTTTCGACAGTCTGGAAGCTCGGCTGAGAGACATCCGGGGATACCACGGTCGGCGCACCAAACAAATACTACGAATTCTCGGCCAAAAGGACGGCTCGGCCGGAAACCACGACGGAAAGACCCAATACATGGTGGCAACGGAGCTTTTCGGTTCAATCTCCGGACGAGAGTTGTTTTTTGCGGTGTCTTCTGCCAGGGCGTATCTGGATGCACTGGAAGAGCAAGGGCTTGCGACAAGGCTCAAAGAAGGCACTCGGCACTTTTACCGATCGAAAGCGTCATAG